In Erigeron canadensis isolate Cc75 chromosome 6, C_canadensis_v1, whole genome shotgun sequence, the following are encoded in one genomic region:
- the LOC122605726 gene encoding probable Histone-lysine N-methyltransferase ATXR5, whose amino-acid sequence MSAAAIHPSPSNRKIQKYKSITDILKTAKSVTVNYDSDSDSSSEYNGVVCEKCGSGENEHQLLLCDKCDKAFHMTCLRPIVVRVPIGRWFCPACSDHHPPVKSFSQTKIFDFFKIKKCTASPLKRISPQDSRRRRKRLVHHKRRRRLLPYTASEDTERRLEQMRSLASALTSLNIKYSDDLTYSFDMAPRWANMANYEKGGMQVLSKEDTETLEYCRDMLKRGECPPLIVVFDSCEGYTVEADGPIKDMTLIAEYIGDVDYIKNREHDDCDSMMTLLLASDSSKSLVICPDKRGNIARFINGINNFTSESKKKQNLKCIRYDVNGECRVLLVATRDIAKGERLYYDYNGYEHEYPTHHFV is encoded by the exons ATGTCCGCCGCCGCAATCCACCCGTCACCGTCGAACcggaaaattcaaaaatacaaATCAATAACCGATATCCTGAAAACCGCGAAATCCGTAACGGTTAATTACGATTCCGATTCCGATTCCAGCTCTGAATACAACGGCGTCGTTTGCGAGAAATGCGGTTCCGGTGAAAATGAGCATCAGCTATTGCTTTGTGATAAATGTGATAAAGCTTTTCATATGACGTGTCTCCGTCCTATTGTTGTTCGTGTTCCAATTGGCCGGTGGTTTTGCCCTGCTTGTTCCGATCATCATCCGCCTGTtaaaa GTTTTTCACAGAcgaaaatatttgatttttttaagattAAGAAATGCACTGCTTCTCCACTCAAGAGGATATCTCCTCAAG ATTCTAGGAGGCGCAGGAAACGGCTTGTGCATCATAAAAGGAGGAGGAGACTCTTACCATATACTGCAAGTGAGGATACCGAGCGCAGGCTGGAGCAAATGCGGTCTCTAGCTTCTGCTCTAACCTCCCTCAACATTAAATATAGTGATGATCTCACCTACTCCTTTGATATGGCTCCGAGATGGGCAAATATGGCTAACTATGAGAAAGGTGGAATGCAG GTTCTTTCTAAAGAAGACACCGAAACCTTGGAATATTGCAGAGACATGTTGAAGAGAGGCGAGTGCCCTCCACTGATTGTGGTATTCGATTCTTGTGAAGG ATATACCGTTGAAGCTGATGGTCCTATAAAGGACATGACATTGATAGCAGAGTACATTGGTGATGTAGATTACATTAAAAATCGTGAACATGATGACTGTGATAGCATGATGACCCTTCTTTTAGCATCAGATTCCTCAAAAAGTCTTGTTATCTGCCCTGACAAACGGGGAAATATTGCCCGCTTTATCAATGGGATAAATAACTTCACATC GGAAtcaaaaaagaagcaaaacctGAAATGTATTAGATATGATGTAAACGGAGAATGTCGGGTCCTCCTGGTTGCTACTCGTGATATTGCAAAGGGTGAGAGGTTATACTATGACTATAACGGATACGAACATGAATATCCAACTCATCATTTCGTGTAG